In Hemiscyllium ocellatum isolate sHemOce1 chromosome 33, sHemOce1.pat.X.cur, whole genome shotgun sequence, the following are encoded in one genomic region:
- the polr2f gene encoding DNA-directed RNA polymerases I, II, and III subunit RPABC2: MSDNEDNFDGDDFDDADEDEGMDDLDNAEEEDRENVEILPATDGQQANQKRITTAYMTKYERARVLGTRALQIAMCAPVMVELEGETDPLQIAMKELKARKIPIIIRRYLPDGSYEDWGVDELIIAD, encoded by the exons ATGTCGGACAACGAGGACAA TTTTGATGGAGATGACTTTGACGATGCGGATGAAGATGAAGGAATGGATGATCTGGACAATGCCGAGgag GAAGACCGCGAGAATGTGGAGATTCTTCCCGCAACAGATGGCCAACAGGCCAATCAGAAAAGGATCACGACGGCATACATGACCAAGTATGAGCGAGCCCGTGTACTGGGCACACGTGCCCTTCAGATTGC gATGTGTGCACCAGTCATGGTGGAGCTGGAAGGAGAGACAGACCCCTTGCAGATTGCAATGAAGGAGCTGAA AGCACGGAAAATTCCAATCATTATCCGAAGGTACCTGCCAGACGGTAGCTACGAGGACTGGGGAGTGGATGAATTGATCATTGCAGATTGA